The Humulus lupulus chromosome 7, drHumLupu1.1, whole genome shotgun sequence region TGCCCCTTTTCTTGGTAAAAACGTGGGTCTCCTCTTTTTGGTATTTACTCTCAATTTTTTACTCATACTTTCTGTACTTGCCACTATTCCAGCTCACCCCTTTGACTTTCCACGTGTTCCTAGCTGTCCAAAAGCTGcttgatcaaaatgcttcagcaaaatctgcTTTGCTACAACAAAACTtgataattcagccatcaaaaattcaatttagatagtttcacatgttagttcattctttgtacaaatatctattcatgaaactattatcttcaacccattagctattaaaaactacaaaataactaaacttaactaagatcataaaaaaaaaaaacaccaaagttagctacaaaagctaaaaataaactaacatcacccacgatttttccataattataatcaaaagcacatgaaataactctttattcaagagttatcacaacCCGTATCCAACTCAATGCAACTAATGGTAATTCAAAAAAAGTCATGCTGATTTCATTCTCAAGCAACTCACTGTAAGCTCAAATACAAGACCAGTGCAACTCCATGCAACCTAAAGAAACTTTCAACAAACTTATATGTAATTTTCATCCTTGTGCAATTGATGCAGCCCACTATAACTTGAAATGCAAATCCAATGTAGCTTAAGGCAACCCACTACAATCTCAAAAGAAACTCAATGtaacttttttaaaaataatatcctAATTTGATCCTTATGCAACCTTAAACGTAATCAAACGCAACCGGCTAGTGCAATCTTatgttcccaatctaaaaattcATATGCAACCTCATGCAACTCAATGCAATCAATGACAACTTTTAAAAAAATCGTATGCCCATTTCCTTCTTATGCAATTGaagcaacctcaaatgcaagcccaATGCAACTTTAAAAAGGTGATATGGTAATTTCATCCTTATGCAACtcatgcaacctcaaatgcaagccaATTCAACAaactgcaacctcaaatgcatgTCAATGCAACCTAATACAATCCactacaacctcaaatgcaagtccATGCAATCCTAATGTAATCCCATGTGGATGGCAACCTCTGCAACATCTACAACCTAAAGTAACTTTAAAAATAactcatttgaaaattttatctTAATGCAAATAATGCAACACACTACAACCTCAAATGAAACCTCATGCGACTCAACACAAATTAAAAAAGCTCATATGTTAATTTCATTCTTATGCAACTCAAGAAACTCATTGTAACCTGAAATACAAGCACAATACAACTCATTGCAACCTAAAACAACTATATAACAAAAACTTATTTGCAAATTTCATCCTTATACAACCCACTTCAATCTCAAATGTACGCCCAATTTAACTAAAGCAACCCACTACAATATCAAATGTAACCCAATTTAACTCAAGAAACTTATATGTTAATGCTTGATTTGTAAGTTTGTTAACACTATATCCTGGAGATGTGTTTttatttgcattcatactttttGGAAAGAGTCACTAAGTCAAGTTCTAGTCATTTGTTAAtgattcctttttattttttgttacacTTGTTATATTTTTAAACCATTGAATATTAGTGTGAAgtttttatgatttttgtaatcgtattctaatattttaatcatttcaAATTTATATAAGTTGATAATCATATCAAGTTATTTAGGCAACATAATATAGTTAATAAGAATCCCAAGCAATCCCATAAGCAATCACGCCAACATTATAAGCAACTAACCAAACTCCACAAGCAATTATATTTTCATGATTAAGCAACTCATGTAGCTCACTGCAACCTCAAATACAAGCCCATGCAACCCATTACAACCTCCAATGCAAGCACATGCAACTCATTCCAACCTTAAATGCAAGCTTATTGCAACATTCACATTTCATTCTTATGCAACTCATGAAACACGCTGCAATCTCAAATGCAACCCTCTGCATTCCCATGCAACCTAAAACAACACATGGAGACATATGCAACTTCCGCAACCCAATGCAACCACATATAACCCAATGAAATTTCAAATGCAACCTAAATCAACCTTAAATGCAAGCCCAATTGTAATGCCcggaattctccgatgtggtttagtggcggtttagtaggttgggaggatcgtaattatttaattacgccattaaatgaatatatgcatgtgttatgtgaattatattataatatgatgatatatgcatgcatgtgggtccacatttgaaatattatgatgttttgataatttggcccattgagggtaaatttgtgtatttgggtgcaagatgtgatttgtgaatgagattccatcattatggagatatattcgagctattcgacatgagacagttttatttagtggattagcggttttgtcataactgggtcaattttggggtaataggaatgtttatttgatgataaattgggaatatttgagatcagggtgaaattctggaagttttgactataatgtccccgggggtattttcgggaccccgagcattaggttttatttgaggttacttaagcttgaagtagctgtcagatagaacatacgattagaaaacctctcgttctccttcgttagttcatttttgccacccgaagcatatttgaagaaatcttgagttctaggagtcaaaatcaagtgaggatcgaggcatagcgatcctaggaaatattagaagcttcttgaccgaaggatttgacagaaaacaacctaatcgaaggtaatctaagtttaaagttttgagtttttagagtttctaagctttgaattggactttgtgaattgttgagttttcgattcatttgaaccttgggttttgagggttttgatgcattgggaagcttaggaaccttgttttgatgattggggaatgtgtAGGTATGATTTTTGaggttttgagaagttgaaaaTGCGTTTGGGAATGgtccagggttgggggccgcggccttgttcttgggcgccgcggccttaGCTCGAGGTTGAAGGAGGGAGTTCTATttgcgctgggcgccgcggcccttggtgttgggcgccgcggcgcttgcctctggattTTCTTGGGGCCGCagctcttgagcagggttgagcccatttgcatgttttgaccccgggatcatggttttaggcctcgagatcactcctactactcggattagtgaggattgatgtctcagaggctaaatcttggtttgagaacccttgattatcatgttattgatggtatcctataatgtgttatgattaggtaaccgctaaaggactaaaagctaaaccgttctcaagggttgttcttttgttcattctagctcgaatcagaggtaagaaaactgcaccccatatgtgacatgcatggttattcatgaggcatgttggttgtataaatgtggacatgaattgattatggaatacttagcaaatgttgctcacttgtgcatggtactgactcattagtcagatttggcaaaggtgctagtatcaactgtgaagctgtgacttattagtcaggttcggcaatggtactgggcactggtcacattgcgctgactcattagtcaggacggccttagcatgttcaacgcaagccaataaagattagatctaatcgactttctacattgaatgactcaaagagcattaatgccggaccgacctcaagttcgatgaatattatgagagcttgtgtggcttacccatcagtcactcatttgttaaagtagagacttacccatcagtctctcatttgttgaaggctagtggtttacccagcagtcactcttccatttgaattagtgacctgcttgtcagtcactcagtatggtttaccagaacctcaagtgatattcactcatctgtttgaaagctatgagctctgtgtgattataatgataatcttctgatgatgtttacatataatgctatgttttcttgctgggctttggctcatgggtgctatgtggtgcaggtaaagggaaagaaaagctcacccagccttgagtagagagcttaggtggtgatgtgtacatattcggccgcttgaccaccacggccaaggagttctcagaggaactagggggtttaccctatttttgccgcttaggtcggcggggtttgaaattttggaacagtaatgacctttttgagttgtaaataacttgtaaatgttcttgttggcccatgaacagttttatgtattaaataaaacaaatcctttcctttttattggttttcaccttaacttgttaataacacttagaacacgtttttaaccaaaggactcaggcaatgagtcaaatttccgattcacagttcaccgtaactgttctggggtaaccagggcgttacaccaatgCAACCTAAATCAACTTTAATTGCAAGCGCAATGCAACCTAAAGCATCCTGATGGACCCCATGTAACCTTAAATGCAAGCCCATGGAAACATAAAATCTCATATTCTAATTTCATTCTTATGTGACTCATGCAATCCACTACAACCTCATACAtcctaaagcaacacatgacaACACGTGCAACCTATGCAACCCATGCAATCCCAATGCAACCCCATGCAACCCAATGTAATTTCAAATGCAACTCAATGCAACCAAAATGAATTTTCAAATGCAATCTCAAATGCAAGCGCAATGCAACCCTATTTGCAAATATTGTAGATGTTGCAACAAAGGTTGCCAAAGAGGTTGCACTTGATGTTCCAAAGGTTACAAACATTGCAATAAAGGTTACACCTCAACTTTTATAGGTTTTGCAGATGTTACAAAAGAGGTTGTAGATGTTGCAAGAGAAATTGCATAGGTTTCAATAGTAGTTGAAGAGATTGCATACGCTTCAATGAGCCTATGTAACCACAATGCAACTCCATGCAACCTAAAGACAACTTTAAAAAactcatttgaaaattttatccTTATGCAACGAATGCAACATCAAATGCAAGactaatgcaacataaaacaaccCACTGCAATCTCAAATGCATCTCAATAAAACCTAAAGCAACTTTAAAAAGCTTATTTGTAAAATTCAAATGCAACCCAATGCGACCCCATGCAATTTCAAATGCAACCCAATGCAATTTTACAGATGTTGCAAATGTTACCAAAAAGGTTGCAACAGATGTTGAAGATGTTGCATACATTGCTAAAAAGTTGTATCTCACATGCAACCTCAAAATGCATAAAGTAACCTAGTGCAACCTCAAATGGAAGCCCACTACAACCTAAAATAACTATTTCAATTGATTTTATTTCTTTAAAGAAACCTCCGTGCCAAAAACATCTATGTTAAACAACAAGAACCAAGAAAAATGTGATATCAAATTCTTAAACAACAGTAAAACAAATTTTAAGGAAgcatatatgtacatataaatAATAAACTTATGCACCCAAATGaccatatataaaataaattcatGTCGATCAAACCATGAAACACTGTAACATGGGTGAGAATCTCATTAGAAATTGTAGCTTTTATGGtattttatttagcttaaaacACCATAACAGATTGAAAAATATAACTAAAACATATCCACAACAAAGTTATTCTACCCAAAATAATGATAATTATAAGAACATTTGAAGAACTATAATGTTGGTGTTTGCCTGCAACAAAAATTAAAAGCCAccgtgaatttttttttatgaaatggtAAAAAGCTAAAATCTAACATAGTGATCATATAGGCTATGAATAAGTTCAAAACATTTTTACCAACAAATataattgttatccccatttcctgcgtggACCCGGTACATTCGACCAGGCCCACGGTCAGGGGCTGTTCAaaatgtgggcccggcccaaggcctcgtGGTACGGGAATGTCCAAGGGGGCACAAGCTTGGATGCAATTCTGGGCCCACGAGGAAGTCCGGTATGGTCATCCGGGACAGTCATCCGGGAGATGTGCAGGCAGTTCGAACCCCCACGACATACGCATCatggtcccggaccctggtacggTTCGGGCcggtggtaaatgaagagggacaaaggtaaacaaaCTCGGATCACATCGTCCTCGGTTGGTGGGACCAAGTGTTtgggaccctgaagccgccccactctgcgtgggcgttgtccctacttttcacctgcggaaaaggccacctcgggattgcacgcgcgttgtttcagatctgcgctgccaagtactctgactggtcttgtctcctgaatctgcctcgtaactcgaagtgtccagaccaaaagcattGTTTTGTCGGACGAAATATAGCTTTTGGGccaacttattgggccttaactggtctggaattcatgtatgttttatcttttatattgggctcccACTAGGGAGGCCgagagtatccatatctctgatgggcccgggtcatactcgtcccagacccagtgttcccataagcctataaatacaggctatagaacactaGAAAAATGACCTTTATTCAACTaagatacagttactctgtcaaaacatagagagaaactccattgtaaaaggctttccaagctctaatactacagactcgtggactaaggctcattaacgccccaaccacgtaaaaatcccgtgttaatcctctacttctattattattacccttaaataatattttttaatatagttACCGAAAACCTCGGTTAACAATAATAGATCCAAAACTCCACCAATACCGACAAAAGCCCATCAATAATCATCTCCTTAAGGTCACTATCACACAACTTAATATTTCATTGgcaaatatatatgtaaatgcatatctatatatatatatatatatataaatacatataagaAAAAGTTTGTGGTAATTAGTCCTTGTTTGCAGAGGTTGCCGATGTTGGCAGAGATCAACGAGATTGGAATGTTTGGTTCATGAAAATATCACTCAAACATGTCTAGTTCGATTTTTACTTTCAATCTCAGATATTGCTGGTTGATTTTGATTGAAGATTGAAGCTCATATTGTTGTTATTGTTGGGTGAGAAGAAGAGATCGTagttttgaataaaaaaaaattaatttttgtagtTTTGAGTGAAATATTCATTTGCCTTGTAAatgaattataaattatatatatatatatgtatttttagaaaacctcttttattttttaaaacaaatagagagttataatttttcattaattactaAAAGATATTAAATAAACCAAAAAATCTGTACCATCAAATCTTAATTAATCTAATGGTTAAAAATTAATATCCATAGAACTGTCCCATTATAGATGCCCCATAATGTGTAATTTAGTGAATCTCACATAGCTTATTTTATTTGCCTATAAAAAGTAAAATAGACACTGAATACAATAGCTTTTTGAACGAAAACAAGAGATTTCCTACCAGTAGGAAATTTTTACTGTCCTAGGGCAGATTTTCCTTAATAACCTAATAATAGAATAAttgacaaaatatattttttattcttttttatattaatttcattTTTATCAGTAAAGTGTAggcataaataattttttttgctacaaaaattaataactagtttttttttttttttttgtggtggtAAAAATCACATTTTATAACTTTTTTTGTGGctatattaaaaaaacaatttaGTAACTTTTTGTCGCAAGGTTCCTGATTTATAATTCTTTACGAGATAATTTTGTACACAGTGGAAGCTCTGTGTCTTTATACACCCTTTTAAATCATTTTGTAAATAGTTACTAGAAAAAGCGTTTATCCTTTCATAAATATAAGGATAAAATATGTTTATGAGAAGATATTTTAAGCAGTGCCTGGAGCTGTCGAGCATCGACCACAATGGACACCCTTCAGAAGTTCGGGTGCCTCACCTTTTCCTTCAAATCTCCATTGCCAACCACTCCTCCAATTCGTCCTCCATTAAAACCATCTAACTGGATTCTGAGAACAAGCCTTCGTCCAGGTGAATGtcattccttttttttcttttctctttttaaaAACACTTGTTTGGTTTCCGAGAAAAAGAATTTAGACATTCTAAGGAATTCGTTTCAATTTTCTTTGCAGTGAGTGGAATAGCGGAAGAAGATGTACTCCAAACATTCCTCCGAGAGAGACAATTGAATGGTGATTTCATATCAAAGGTGTCTGATATGTTATGGCAGGACGAAGCTACCAAGTTGCTTGGTGTGGCTGAGTCTGCAGCACTTGCTGATGATGACACTTCTCAACAACCAAACCAGGTTACAATTAACCTAGCCTTTTAACTTCTCTTCTTCAGATTATTTAATTATGGGCCTCATACAAGATTACCGCTGATTTTTGTTCTGATTAGCtaagtaatttttttataatacttTTTGAAAACAAAATTCAATCAAATCCTTAAATTTACAAAAACAGTAACAACTTACTCacatttgaaattttgtaaagaaTTATTGACACTTTTGGCCTTGACGAGGATTtgcttaataattttttaaaatgactTAAATTAGTATGCATACCCTCTCAAAATGTGATATAAAACGCCAAAATTTAACAACATAGCgtttatttataatttatgtaAATTCGTAATGCAACCATGTgaaaaaaaaaccatttaatTATTTTACGCTTCATTTTGTTTATTCCTTTCGATAATAagtcatttttattatattttattatattattattattattattaagctGAGAAGATGATGCAAGTGGGTACAGTATAATGTATAATTAAAAACAGAGAGGAAGAAAAAAGAAAGGCAGGAAAATGTAGTGTTAAGAGCAATTGAGCAAGGTAACATTCTTGCTAATAGAATTTTATTGTGGATAATGATATGTGGCATGGAGGATGGGCTATTatctaaaaatcatttttttttaaagaattcgTTTCTCTTTCTAATTGagtttgaaaatatctatttttgttaTATACGCTACCCATATAAAGAGACATGCAGCATTTGAGTTGTAtggtaaatacaaaaaaaaaaaaaacttattttttaaAGGATAATTTTGCATACTAGATGTAGGGGAGGGGAAGTGTATAGTTGATTGAAGGGCTTCAAAATGCAGACATACATGTTGGAATAATGTGCATGAATCTCAGTTCAACTCGATACAAATCTTCTAAGTGCCAGTATAGCTGATCATACCCTTCATAGTTGGTTTTGTAGGTTTTAAGAACTTGATGTGGGAGAGAAGTTCATCTAATGTTTACAGCTTGGCTCTTGAAGTAATTTTAGTTTTGGATGAATGACTCCACACTCGATTGGACAATATGACTAAAGCATGTACATGATAATTATCCAAACAGAAAAAATCATTTAGCCTGATTTCCATTGTCTCAAACAGTCATGCTGACTCTAGCCTTGACCTTTGTGAAATCACAAAGTCATATATCTGATTTTTCTGAGTAAACTATAGTTATCTTATTGTCATGAAATTTCAAAATAAAACGTACTTTATATTAGTATGTGCTCAGAGTTTCTGTACCCAATCTCTATAGATCGTCATTTTTGTGATCTTTCGTTTTAATTTTGTGAACAAACAATGAGTTCacgttttatatatttttctaacaAAGCCTAATATTATTAGGTGACCGAAAGTGGTGATGATGGTGGCTTTTTGAAGCTCACAAGAACCCAGGAATGGGTGCAAGGTGACATCTCTGCACCAATAAATAAAAAGGCTGTTGCTAAGGTACTATTGTGTACTTCGTTATTGGTATATATTATCATGGAAGAAAGAAAGCACCTTGAGAACTTGGTTAAAGTTCTGGATCTGAATTATATTTATGATTAGTTCTCAAGCATCCGCATATGTCACTACAGGCATTGCAGGATGACAGGGATAGAAGGAAGAGACTCAACCTTCTCCAATATGAAGCTGTATGATACTTGAACTTTGTTCCTTGGTAATTTGTGTAGGTCAGTCATGTGTGTTTCCTGTGTTTTTTTTTTGACAAgtatatattttaattagtaTGTGCGCCTTAGTTATTTAAATTTCTTTGAAATTATTTGATAGTAATCAAATGCAGTATTCTTTTTTCTTGAACTGTTTTTCTCATCTTGCATGTAACTGAAATTGTTATTTTATTCTCTGAACTGGTTTGACAAAAAACTTTGAAGTGATTTAGTTTTTGATGTAGCAAAATGAGGAATGGTGATAACTACTCTTTCACCCTGCCATTCTTTAGATTGAAAACAAATAAGGTTTTAATTTGTCTCCGTGTGTTTGTATGCAAATACAGCTCTCTTCCCCCCACCTTTAGTAGTTTCAGCAGTTAAACTCTTGGTACTTCTATTAAGATAGTAGTCAGTGTCATTGATTCTTTTCTTCAAGAGATGTTAATTGATTCAACtgtttatttctttttttaatttccCTTTCCCTTTTATATGTGTATAAACATGCTTCCCAAGTTGCTCGGGGTGGACTACATCACCTTTGTTACTTTACATGCTGCAAGATCAAACAAGGCTGTgtgaaatattttttcttttaacaaaataaataaatatgctGTTCATCTTTGTAGTCATTAAATGTTAGTATGTTACCACTGGTTAAGTAGTCtgaattttatttaatcattACTTTTTTCCTGCAGTTGAAGAGAGAACTATTCCTTGTGTCTATTGGAATAGGAATTGCATGTAGTGGTTACTGCTTGGTTGTTCTATCGGTCCAGGTACACTTTCACTGAAAAGGAATAAAAGAAAATTCCTGTCTTTTGCATTATGAGAGGCAAAGTTCCTCagattttatgagaaattaagaGAAAGGCACTCCCTATCTTCTCTAATTTGTTGGTTCTCTTCAGATTTGAGCAAGTGGAAATAATGTCTGGAATCTTTTAGGGATTCCACCTACATCAATTGCAAAATTCTAACTTTACTGGTTTTTTACTAGTATTATACCATTTCTTTGTAAAACTAATTGATTTTTTCTTTTAAGGAAATGAAAAGATATTAGATAAATAAAGCTATGTTTCTATGGAGAACTGACATGCTTCTTAAATGCACAGGCTGCTATCAGTTATGCAACAGGATGTCTTTTCAGGTTGGTTTGCTACATGTTTAAGTAATAAGTTGAAAGTAATTTCATTATAGTAATGGCTGAACCTCCAAAGTTTCACTCTTCTTGCTTGATAATAACCCAATGAACTTTGACTAAACGAAGTCACAAAAGCACAATTTAAGTGTGCCTTTCCTTGGAAACAATAAatatttaagaaataaataataaattatttccaGCAGCAAAACATTCCTCCTCTGATGAGTAATAGTGAAAATCAATGCTGTTCAGTTTAGATTGTTGATGGGGAAATGGCTGTTTGATGAGCTGTAATTTTCATTATCTGTTGATTTTTAGAAAAAAGAAAGAACATTTTCATATCATATATAGCTCCTCATTTATGTTTCTTCTTGGAATTTTAACTGATTGCATTTTCTGTGCAGTTGCTTGTACCTTCAGCTTCTGTACCGCCATGCAGATAACCTGTCTAGAGAAGCAATTCCTCAAATCTTCAGGCAGAAGAAGACTAAGAAGTACTaccaaattattatttatttacattACTGATGTGTATTGGTTTTTGCGGTAAATTTCTAATTGCCTTTTTTTTCAACTGACTGTACTTTTGCTATGCTACAGAATTGGAATAAGAAGTGATGATTTGAAGGATTCATTTGAGAAATCAATCAAGGGTAGTGGTATTGCTCTTTCATCTCCAAGGCTTGTTATCCCAGCAGCAATATATGGACTTTGGATTTTCTCTCATCAATATATCTCCAATGAGTTCTTTGATTTCCAAGTGAGATATCGAAGTGCTTATTTGTTAAATAAAATACTTTCTTTACTGAGGCTGTTTATTGTCGAATCATCACACACCtttggttttttattttgtg contains the following coding sequences:
- the LOC133788903 gene encoding uncharacterized protein LOC133788903, which encodes MDTLQKFGCLTFSFKSPLPTTPPIRPPLKPSNWILRTSLRPVSGIAEEDVLQTFLRERQLNGDFISKVSDMLWQDEATKLLGVAESAALADDDTSQQPNQVTESGDDGGFLKLTRTQEWVQGDISAPINKKAVAKALQDDRDRRKRLNLLQYEALKRELFLVSIGIGIACSGYCLVVLSVQAAISYATGCLFSCLYLQLLYRHADNLSREAIPQIFRQKKTKKIGIRSDDLKDSFEKSIKGSGIALSSPRLVIPAAIYGLWIFSHQYISNEFFDFQLVPAMLGLFVYKAAALVQVYRDNEDLQLIFPEND